One window of Enterobacter pseudoroggenkampii genomic DNA carries:
- the mdh gene encoding malate dehydrogenase, producing MKVAVLGAAGGIGQALALLLKTQLPSGSELSLYDIAPVTPGVAVDLSHIPTAVKIKGFSGEDARPALQGADVVLISAGVARKPGMDRSDLFNVNAGIVKNLVQQIAEICPKACIGIITNPVNTTVAIAAEVLKKAGVYDKNKLFGVTTLDIIRSNTFVAELKGKQPTEVEVPVIGGHSGVTILPLLSQIPGVSFTEQEVADLTKRIQNAGTEVVEAKAGGGSATLSMGQAAARFGLSLVRALQGEKGVVECAYVEGDGEHARFFSQPLLLGKNGIEERKSIGTLSAFEQHAMEGMLDTLKKDITLGEEFVNK from the coding sequence ATGAAAGTCGCAGTCCTCGGCGCTGCTGGTGGTATCGGCCAGGCGCTTGCCCTACTACTGAAAACCCAACTGCCTTCAGGCTCAGAACTCTCCCTGTACGATATTGCTCCGGTAACCCCAGGTGTGGCGGTTGACCTGAGCCACATCCCGACCGCTGTAAAAATCAAAGGCTTCTCCGGTGAAGATGCACGTCCTGCACTGCAGGGTGCTGACGTGGTGCTGATTTCTGCAGGCGTGGCGCGTAAGCCAGGCATGGATCGTTCAGACCTGTTCAACGTCAACGCGGGCATCGTGAAAAACCTGGTGCAGCAGATTGCAGAAATCTGCCCGAAAGCATGCATCGGTATCATCACTAACCCGGTGAACACTACCGTGGCTATCGCGGCAGAAGTGCTGAAGAAAGCCGGTGTTTACGACAAAAACAAACTGTTCGGCGTGACCACGCTGGATATCATCCGTTCCAACACCTTTGTTGCTGAGCTGAAAGGCAAACAGCCAACAGAAGTGGAAGTGCCGGTCATTGGCGGTCACTCTGGCGTCACCATCCTGCCTCTGCTGTCGCAGATCCCAGGCGTGAGCTTCACCGAGCAGGAAGTGGCTGACCTGACTAAACGCATCCAGAACGCGGGCACCGAAGTGGTGGAAGCGAAGGCGGGTGGCGGTTCTGCAACCCTGTCTATGGGCCAGGCAGCTGCGCGTTTTGGCCTGTCACTGGTTCGCGCTCTGCAGGGCGAGAAAGGCGTTGTTGAATGCGCTTACGTTGAAGGCGATGGCGAACACGCTCGCTTCTTCTCTCAACCGCTGCTGCTGGGTAAAAACGGTATCGAAGAGCGTAAATCCATTGGTACGCTGAGCGCGTTTGAACAACACGCGATGGAAGGTATGCTGGATACGCTGAAGAAAGATATCACCCTGGGTGAAGAGTTCGTTAACAAGTAA
- the argR gene encoding transcriptional regulator ArgR, with protein MRSSSKQEELVKAFKALLKEEKFSSQGEIVQALQEQGFDNINQSKVSRMLTKFGAVRTRNAKMEMVYCLPAELGVPTTSSPLKNLVLDIDHNDAVVVIHTSPGAAQLIARMLDSLGKTEGILGTIAGDDTIFTTPASGFSVKDLHEAILVLFEQEL; from the coding sequence ATGCGAAGCTCGTCTAAGCAAGAAGAATTAGTAAAGGCGTTTAAGGCGCTACTCAAAGAAGAGAAATTCAGTTCTCAGGGAGAAATTGTTCAGGCGCTGCAGGAACAAGGCTTCGATAACATCAATCAGTCGAAAGTCTCCCGCATGTTAACGAAATTTGGCGCGGTGCGTACCCGTAACGCCAAGATGGAGATGGTCTATTGCCTGCCGGCAGAACTTGGCGTGCCGACCACCTCCAGCCCGCTCAAAAATCTGGTTCTGGATATCGATCATAACGACGCCGTAGTGGTGATCCACACAAGCCCTGGCGCCGCACAGCTGATTGCCCGCATGCTGGACTCGCTGGGTAAAACGGAGGGGATCCTGGGGACTATCGCCGGCGATGACACCATCTTTACCACACCAGCCAGCGGTTTCTCCGTGAAAGATCTCCACGAAGCGATTCTGGTTCTGTTCGAACAGGAACTCTAA
- the yhcN gene encoding peroxide/acid stress response protein YhcN: protein MKIKSTVAALSVLSVLSFGAFAADSINADQAQSRQAIGTVSVGAVGTSPMDMREMLNKKAEEQGASSYRIIEARSGDHWHATAELYK, encoded by the coding sequence ATGAAAATCAAATCAACTGTAGCGGCGCTGAGCGTCCTGTCTGTCCTGTCATTCGGTGCTTTCGCTGCCGACTCTATCAATGCTGACCAGGCGCAATCCCGCCAGGCCATCGGTACGGTTTCTGTCGGCGCGGTCGGCACATCGCCAATGGACATGCGTGAGATGCTGAACAAAAAAGCGGAAGAACAGGGTGCGTCATCCTATCGCATCATCGAAGCGCGTTCTGGTGACCACTGGCACGCCACCGCTGAGCTGTACAAATAA
- the yhcN gene encoding peroxide/acid stress response protein YhcN, which produces MKTKLIIATLGLASVLSFGASAAVQQVNADQAQNLQPMGSVSVTSVTGSPMDIRHELAAKAEKAGASSYRVTELNQGDHWHATAELYK; this is translated from the coding sequence ATGAAAACCAAATTGATCATCGCAACCCTCGGTCTGGCATCCGTTCTCTCTTTCGGCGCAAGTGCAGCCGTACAGCAGGTGAATGCCGACCAGGCACAAAATCTGCAGCCAATGGGCAGCGTATCCGTGACGTCAGTCACCGGTTCCCCGATGGATATTCGTCACGAACTTGCCGCCAAAGCTGAAAAAGCAGGCGCCAGCAGCTATCGCGTCACCGAACTGAATCAGGGTGACCACTGGCATGCAACGGCAGAGCTGTATAAATAA
- a CDS encoding barstar family protein — protein sequence MKTYTFDFDEIDSQEDFYREFIRVFDLERESVTNLDTLWDVVTGSLLPLPLEIEFIHLPDKLRRRFGALILLFDEAEEELEGQLRFNARH from the coding sequence ATGAAAACCTATACGTTTGATTTTGACGAGATCGACAGTCAGGAAGACTTCTACCGTGAATTTATCCGGGTGTTTGATCTTGAACGGGAAAGCGTGACGAATCTGGATACGCTGTGGGACGTGGTGACCGGCAGCCTGCTGCCGCTACCGCTGGAAATTGAGTTCATCCATTTGCCCGATAAGCTTCGCAGACGTTTTGGCGCGCTGATATTACTTTTCGATGAAGCGGAAGAAGAGCTTGAAGGGCAGCTGCGCTTTAACGCGCGGCATTGA
- a CDS encoding NAD-dependent succinate-semialdehyde dehydrogenase produces the protein MTTQALQDHILFQTGYLVNGIWKTLDTTFDVLNPATGEVIAKVAKAGKAQTEDAIAAATKAFPAWRAKTAKERSAILYRWYELIIENKSWLGRLMTTEQGKPLKEAEGEVEYAASFIQWFAEEAKRANGEIIPPIKPGSRILATREPIGVVAAITPWNFPMAMLTRKLGPALAAGCTGVIKPANNTPLSAFALLTLAKQAGVPDGVLNAVAGNTHEISDAIMASRDVRKISFTGSTSVGKTLVRNAAETMKKVSMELGGNAPYIVFEDADIDAAVKGAIANKFRNAGQVCVSVNRFYIQETVYDKFVNKLADAVNGLKVGNGLDEGVVVGPLIEPSAVNKVREHVDDAVARGATVLAGGKPHPLGGNFWMPTVLGDCHEGMKLAEEETFGPVAACFRFTSEDEVIQRANNTPYGLAAYFYTQNLSRVFRVSQAIESGMIGINECAVSTELGPFGGVKESGLGREGSVLGLEEYLEVKTLHIGGL, from the coding sequence ATGACGACCCAGGCGCTTCAGGATCACATCCTTTTTCAGACCGGTTATCTGGTCAACGGAATCTGGAAAACGCTGGACACGACGTTCGATGTACTTAACCCCGCGACCGGGGAAGTCATCGCGAAAGTGGCCAAAGCGGGTAAAGCACAAACCGAAGACGCTATCGCAGCGGCCACCAAAGCCTTCCCGGCCTGGCGTGCCAAAACCGCAAAAGAGCGTTCGGCGATTCTCTACCGCTGGTACGAACTGATTATTGAGAATAAAAGCTGGCTCGGGCGGTTAATGACCACCGAACAGGGCAAACCCCTGAAAGAGGCTGAGGGAGAAGTCGAGTACGCCGCCAGCTTTATCCAGTGGTTTGCCGAAGAAGCCAAACGCGCCAACGGTGAAATTATTCCGCCGATCAAACCCGGCTCACGCATTCTGGCGACCCGTGAACCCATTGGTGTGGTCGCGGCGATTACGCCGTGGAACTTCCCAATGGCCATGCTCACCCGCAAGTTAGGCCCGGCGCTGGCAGCAGGATGTACCGGGGTGATCAAACCGGCCAATAACACACCGCTCAGTGCCTTTGCGCTGCTTACCCTGGCAAAACAGGCCGGCGTACCCGACGGCGTGCTCAACGCCGTGGCCGGGAATACGCATGAAATCAGCGATGCGATTATGGCAAGCCGGGACGTGCGTAAAATCTCCTTTACGGGTTCAACCTCCGTCGGCAAAACGCTGGTGCGTAACGCCGCAGAAACCATGAAGAAAGTCTCGATGGAGCTGGGGGGAAATGCTCCTTATATCGTTTTTGAGGATGCGGATATCGACGCAGCGGTTAAGGGGGCGATCGCCAACAAGTTCCGCAATGCCGGGCAGGTCTGCGTCAGCGTGAACCGTTTTTATATTCAGGAAACCGTCTACGACAAATTTGTTAATAAACTTGCCGATGCGGTGAATGGGCTGAAGGTGGGCAATGGTCTTGACGAAGGGGTGGTCGTCGGGCCGCTGATTGAACCTTCTGCGGTCAACAAGGTGCGTGAGCATGTCGACGATGCCGTTGCCCGGGGCGCAACCGTATTGGCTGGGGGTAAGCCCCATCCGCTTGGTGGGAATTTCTGGATGCCAACCGTACTGGGCGACTGCCATGAAGGCATGAAGCTGGCAGAAGAAGAGACGTTTGGCCCGGTGGCAGCGTGCTTCCGTTTCACCTCGGAAGATGAAGTTATCCAGCGCGCCAACAACACGCCCTATGGGCTGGCGGCTTACTTCTATACCCAGAATCTCTCACGGGTCTTCCGCGTTTCACAGGCAATCGAGAGCGGGATGATTGGCATTAACGAGTGTGCCGTCTCCACGGAACTCGGGCCCTTTGGCGGCGTAAAAGAGTCAGGTCTTGGACGAGAGGGCTCCGTGCTGGGGCTGGAAGAGTATCTGGAAGTTAAAACCCTGCATATTGGGGGATTATAA
- the aaeB gene encoding p-hydroxybenzoic acid efflux pump subunit AaeB: MGIFSIASQHIRFAVKLACAIVLALFVGFHFQLETPRWAVLTAAIVAAGPAFAAGGEPYSGAIRYRGMLRIIGTFIGCFAALTIIILMIRTPLLMLMVCCIWAGFCTWISSLVKVENSYAWGLAGYTALIIIITIQSEPLLAPQFAVERCSEIVIGIVSAIVADLLFSPRSIKQEVDRELDALIVAQYQLMQLCIKHGDSEEVDKAWSGLVRRTQALEGMRSNLNMESSRWARANRRLKALNTVSLTLITQACETYLIQNTRPEAVTDTFRELFAEPVETVQDVHKQLKRMRRVIAWTGERDTPVTIYTWVGAATRYLLLKRGVIGNTKISAAEEEVLQGEVVIKAESAERHHAMVNFWRTTLACMLGTLFWLWTGWTSGSGAMVMIAVVTALAMRLPNPRMVAIDFLYGTIAALPIGALYFLVIIPSTQQSMLLLCISLAVMAFFIGIEVQKRRLGSLGALASTINIIVLDNPMTFHFSQFLDSALGQLVGCFLAMMVILLVRDNSQARTGRVLLNQFVSAAVSSMTTNTARRKENHLPALYQQLFLLLNKFPGDIAKFRLALTMIIAHQRLRNAPVPINDDLSAWHRQLRRTADHVLSASSDDKRRRYFTQLLEELDIYQEKLKHWEAPPQVTEPVGRLVFMLHRYQNALTDN; the protein is encoded by the coding sequence ATGGGCATCTTTTCCATCGCCAGCCAACACATTCGCTTCGCCGTGAAGCTGGCGTGTGCCATTGTGCTGGCGCTGTTTGTTGGCTTTCACTTCCAGCTTGAAACCCCTCGCTGGGCGGTGCTGACGGCTGCGATTGTCGCGGCGGGCCCGGCCTTTGCTGCGGGTGGGGAACCCTATTCAGGCGCGATCCGCTATCGCGGGATGTTGCGTATCATCGGGACGTTTATCGGCTGTTTCGCGGCGCTCACCATTATTATTCTGATGATCCGCACGCCGCTGCTGATGCTGATGGTCTGCTGTATCTGGGCGGGCTTTTGCACCTGGATCTCGTCTCTGGTGAAAGTGGAGAACTCCTACGCCTGGGGGCTGGCGGGCTATACCGCGCTGATTATTATCATCACCATCCAGTCCGAGCCGCTGCTGGCTCCGCAGTTTGCGGTGGAGCGATGCAGCGAGATTGTCATTGGTATTGTCAGTGCAATCGTCGCTGACCTGCTGTTCTCCCCGCGCTCTATCAAGCAGGAAGTTGACCGTGAGCTTGACGCGCTGATTGTCGCTCAGTACCAGCTGATGCAGCTCTGCATCAAGCACGGCGACAGCGAAGAGGTGGATAAAGCCTGGAGCGGGTTGGTTCGCCGCACGCAGGCGCTGGAGGGGATGCGCAGCAATCTCAATATGGAGTCCTCGCGCTGGGCTCGCGCGAATCGTCGCCTGAAGGCCCTCAACACCGTCTCTCTGACGCTGATTACCCAGGCATGTGAAACCTATCTGATTCAGAACACCCGGCCGGAAGCGGTCACCGATACCTTCCGCGAACTGTTCGCCGAGCCGGTGGAAACGGTGCAGGATGTGCACAAGCAGCTGAAGCGTATGCGCAGGGTGATCGCCTGGACAGGGGAGCGCGACACGCCGGTAACCATCTACACTTGGGTCGGCGCCGCGACGCGCTACCTGCTGCTGAAGCGCGGCGTGATCGGGAATACCAAAATCAGCGCGGCGGAAGAAGAGGTGCTGCAGGGCGAAGTGGTGATCAAGGCGGAATCCGCCGAGCGCCATCACGCCATGGTCAACTTCTGGCGTACCACGCTGGCCTGTATGCTCGGCACGCTGTTCTGGCTGTGGACGGGCTGGACGTCCGGCAGCGGCGCGATGGTGATGATTGCCGTCGTGACCGCACTGGCGATGCGTCTGCCTAACCCGCGAATGGTCGCCATTGATTTCCTCTACGGCACCATTGCCGCCCTGCCGATAGGCGCGCTCTATTTTCTGGTCATCATCCCGTCTACCCAGCAGAGCATGCTGCTGCTCTGTATTAGTCTGGCGGTAATGGCGTTCTTTATCGGCATTGAAGTACAAAAGCGGCGCCTGGGATCGCTGGGGGCGCTGGCAAGTACGATTAACATCATCGTGCTCGATAACCCGATGACCTTCCATTTCAGCCAGTTCCTCGACAGCGCGTTAGGTCAGCTGGTGGGCTGTTTCCTGGCCATGATGGTGATACTTCTGGTTCGGGATAACTCGCAGGCAAGAACGGGCCGCGTGCTGCTGAACCAGTTCGTGTCGGCTGCCGTGTCGTCGATGACAACCAATACCGCGCGCCGTAAAGAGAACCACCTGCCCGCGCTCTACCAGCAGCTGTTTTTACTGCTGAACAAGTTCCCGGGCGATATCGCGAAGTTCCGCCTGGCGTTAACCATGATCATCGCGCACCAGCGTCTGCGTAACGCGCCCGTGCCGATCAACGACGATCTGTCGGCCTGGCACCGCCAGCTGCGTCGTACCGCCGATCACGTGCTTTCCGCCAGCAGCGATGACAAACGACGTCGTTACTTTACGCAGCTGCTTGAAGAGCTCGATATCTACCAGGAGAAGCTAAAGCACTGGGAAGCACCGCCTCAGGTGACCGAGCCGGTAGGACGGCTGGTGTTTATGCTGCATCGCTACCAGAATGCCCTCACGGATAACTGA
- the aaeA gene encoding p-hydroxybenzoic acid efflux pump subunit AaeA, with amino-acid sequence MKTLTRKISRTAITMALVILAFIAIFRAWVYYTESPWTRDARFSADVVAIAPDVAGLITAVNVHDNQLVKKDQVLFTIDQPRYQKALEEAEADVAYYQALAAEKRREAGRRNQLGVQAMSREEIDQSNNVLQTVLHQLAKAQATRDLAKLDLERTVIRAPSDGWVTNLNVYAGEFITRGSTAVALVKQNSFYVLAYMEETKLEGVRPGYRAEITPLGSNRVFKGTVDSVAAGVTNSSSSNDAKGMATVDSNLEWVRLAQRVPVRIHLDEQQGNLWPAGTTATVVITGEKDRDASQDSFFRKIAHRLREFG; translated from the coding sequence GTGAAAACGCTAACAAGAAAAATCTCCCGCACTGCCATCACCATGGCGCTGGTTATCCTCGCCTTCATCGCTATTTTCCGCGCCTGGGTCTATTACACCGAATCACCGTGGACGCGTGATGCACGCTTCAGCGCCGATGTGGTGGCGATCGCCCCTGACGTGGCCGGTCTTATCACGGCGGTCAACGTCCACGACAACCAGCTGGTGAAAAAAGATCAGGTTCTGTTCACCATCGACCAGCCTCGTTACCAGAAAGCACTGGAAGAGGCGGAAGCGGACGTGGCCTATTACCAGGCGCTGGCTGCGGAGAAACGTCGCGAAGCTGGCCGCCGTAACCAGCTTGGCGTTCAGGCAATGTCCCGTGAAGAGATTGACCAGTCCAACAACGTGCTGCAAACCGTGCTACACCAGCTGGCGAAAGCGCAGGCAACGCGCGATCTGGCGAAGCTCGATCTGGAGCGCACCGTGATCCGCGCACCGTCTGATGGCTGGGTGACCAACCTGAACGTCTACGCCGGGGAATTCATTACCCGCGGCTCAACCGCCGTGGCGCTGGTTAAACAGAACTCCTTCTACGTGCTCGCCTATATGGAAGAGACCAAGCTGGAGGGTGTACGTCCAGGGTATCGCGCGGAGATCACGCCGCTGGGCAGCAATCGCGTCTTTAAAGGCACCGTCGACAGCGTCGCCGCAGGGGTGACTAACTCCAGCAGCTCTAACGATGCTAAAGGGATGGCGACGGTAGATTCCAACCTCGAGTGGGTGCGTCTGGCCCAGCGCGTGCCGGTGCGCATCCACCTGGACGAGCAGCAGGGAAATCTGTGGCCTGCGGGTACCACGGCGACGGTGGTGATTACCGGTGAAAAAGATCGGGATGCCAGCCAGGACTCGTTCTTCCGTAAAATCGCCCACCGTCTGCGCGAGTTTGGTTAA
- the aaeX gene encoding p-hydroxybenzoic acid efflux pump operon protein AaeX has product MSLFPVIVVFGLSFPPIFFELLLSLAIFWLVRKVLVPTGIYDFVWHPALFNTALYCCLFYLISRMFV; this is encoded by the coding sequence ATGAGTCTGTTTCCCGTTATCGTGGTGTTCGGTTTGTCCTTCCCACCGATATTTTTCGAGCTTCTTTTATCACTGGCGATCTTCTGGCTGGTGCGCAAGGTGCTGGTCCCTACCGGGATCTACGATTTCGTCTGGCACCCTGCATTGTTCAATACCGCGCTGTATTGCTGCCTGTTCTACCTGATATCGCGCATGTTTGTCTGA
- the aaeR gene encoding HTH-type transcriptional activator AaeR — protein MERLKRMSVFAKVVELGSFTAAARQLQMSVSSISQTVSKLEDELQVKLLNRSTRSIGLTEAGKIYYQGCRRMLLEVQDVHEQLYAFNNTPIGTLRIGCSSTMAQNVLAAMTADMLKEYPGLTVNLVTGIPAPDLIADGLDVVIRVGALQDSSLFSRRLGSMPMVVCASKSYLAQYGVPEKPADLTNHSWLEYSVRPDNEFELIAPEGISTRLLPEGRFVTNDPMTISRWLVAGAGIAYVPLMWVINEINSGVLEILFPRYQSDPRPVYALYTEKDKLPLKVQVCINYLTEYFVDVAELFQGMRGRRKE, from the coding sequence ATGGAACGTTTAAAACGCATGTCGGTCTTCGCAAAAGTGGTTGAACTGGGCTCGTTTACCGCCGCTGCCCGCCAGCTTCAGATGAGCGTCTCATCCATCAGCCAGACGGTGTCCAAACTGGAAGATGAGCTTCAGGTCAAGCTGCTCAACCGCAGCACCCGCAGCATTGGGCTGACGGAAGCGGGTAAAATTTACTATCAGGGCTGTCGCCGCATGCTGCTTGAAGTGCAGGATGTTCACGAACAGCTTTATGCCTTCAATAACACCCCCATCGGCACGCTGCGCATCGGGTGTTCTTCAACTATGGCACAAAATGTTCTCGCTGCCATGACGGCGGATATGCTGAAAGAGTACCCCGGGCTTACCGTCAATCTGGTGACGGGTATCCCGGCGCCGGATCTGATTGCCGACGGGCTGGACGTGGTGATCCGCGTCGGCGCGTTGCAGGATTCCAGCCTGTTCTCGCGTCGGCTGGGCAGCATGCCGATGGTGGTCTGTGCATCGAAAAGCTATCTGGCGCAGTACGGTGTGCCGGAGAAACCCGCCGACCTCACCAACCACTCGTGGCTGGAGTACAGCGTACGGCCCGACAATGAATTTGAGCTGATTGCCCCGGAGGGGATCTCCACCCGACTGCTGCCGGAGGGACGGTTTGTCACCAACGATCCGATGACCATTTCGCGCTGGCTGGTGGCCGGCGCCGGGATCGCCTACGTGCCGCTGATGTGGGTGATCAACGAGATCAACAGCGGCGTGCTGGAGATCCTCTTCCCACGCTACCAGTCCGATCCGCGCCCGGTGTACGCCCTGTATACCGAAAAAGACAAACTCCCGCTCAAGGTACAGGTGTGTATTAACTATCTGACCGAGTATTTTGTGGACGTGGCGGAGCTGTTTCAGGGGATGCGGGGAAGAAGGAAGGAATAA
- a CDS encoding YagU family protein: MNLFEQTPPSRRRYGLAAFVGLIAGIVSAFVKWGAEVPLPPRNPTDLFTGACGPEQLIRAASQIDCSRNFLNPPYVFLRDWLGVVDPNAAVYTFAGHIFNWVGVTHIIFSIVFAVGYCVVAEVFPKIKLWQGLLAGALAQLFVHMISFPLMGLTPPLFELPWYEHVSEIVGHLVWFWSIEIIRRDLRNRITHEPDPEIPLGHLR, encoded by the coding sequence ATGAATCTATTTGAACAAACACCGCCTTCACGCAGGCGCTATGGGCTCGCCGCATTCGTCGGTTTAATTGCAGGGATTGTCTCCGCGTTTGTCAAATGGGGAGCCGAAGTACCGCTTCCGCCACGCAACCCCACCGATCTATTTACCGGCGCATGCGGGCCTGAGCAATTAATAAGAGCCGCAAGCCAGATTGACTGTTCACGTAATTTTTTAAACCCTCCCTATGTATTTTTACGTGACTGGCTGGGTGTTGTTGATCCTAACGCAGCGGTTTATACATTTGCCGGACATATATTTAACTGGGTCGGCGTGACGCATATTATTTTCTCAATCGTCTTCGCTGTCGGGTATTGTGTCGTTGCTGAAGTCTTCCCGAAAATTAAACTCTGGCAGGGTTTGCTGGCGGGTGCGTTAGCTCAGCTCTTTGTGCATATGATCTCCTTCCCGCTGATGGGGCTGACGCCACCGCTGTTTGAGCTGCCGTGGTATGAACACGTGTCAGAGATCGTGGGCCATCTGGTCTGGTTCTGGTCGATAGAAATCATTCGTCGTGATTTACGTAACCGCATCACGCACGAGCCGGATCCGGAGATACCGCTGGGTCACTTACGCTAA
- the tldD gene encoding metalloprotease TldD, giving the protein MSLNLVSEHLLAANGLSHQDLFSILGQLTERRLDYGDLYFQSSYHESWVLEDSIIKDGSYNIDQGVGVRAVSGEKTGFAYADQISLTALEQSAQAARTIVRDTGDGRVKTLGEVQHSALYTSIDPLQSMSREEKLDILRRVDKVARAADKRVQEVSASLSGVYELILVAATDGTLAADVRPLVRLSISVQVDEDGKRERGSSGGGGRFGYDWFLGDVDGEARADAWAKEAVRMALVNLNAVAAPAGSFPVVLGAGWPGVLLHEAVGHGLEGDFNRRGTSVFSGQIGQLVSSELCTVVDDGTMRDRRGSVAIDDEGTPGQYNVLIENGVLKGYMQDKLNARLMGVAPTGNGRRESYAHLPMPRMTNTYMLPGKSTPQEIIESVDYGIFAPNFGGGQVDITSGKFVFSTSEAYLIEKGKVTKAVKGATLIGSGIEAMQQISMVGNDLKLDNGVGVCGKEGQSLPVGVGQPTLKVDNLTVGGTA; this is encoded by the coding sequence ATGAGTCTGAACCTGGTAAGTGAACATTTGCTCGCAGCGAACGGCCTGAGCCATCAGGACCTGTTCTCCATTCTTGGTCAACTGACCGAACGCCGTCTCGACTACGGCGACCTTTATTTCCAGTCGAGCTATCACGAATCCTGGGTTTTAGAAGACAGCATCATCAAAGATGGCTCCTACAACATCGACCAGGGCGTCGGCGTCCGTGCCGTCAGCGGCGAGAAAACCGGTTTTGCCTATGCCGATCAGATTAGCCTCACCGCACTTGAGCAGAGCGCGCAGGCCGCGCGTACTATTGTGCGTGATACCGGCGATGGTCGCGTGAAAACCCTCGGAGAAGTGCAGCACTCTGCGCTCTATACCAGCATCGATCCGCTGCAGAGCATGAGCCGTGAAGAGAAGCTGGATATCCTGCGTCGCGTGGACAAAGTCGCCCGCGCGGCGGACAAACGTGTGCAGGAAGTTTCAGCCAGCCTGAGCGGTGTGTATGAACTGATTCTGGTGGCGGCAACGGACGGCACCCTGGCGGCAGATGTTCGCCCGCTGGTGCGTCTCTCCATCAGCGTGCAGGTCGATGAGGACGGCAAACGCGAGCGCGGCTCAAGCGGCGGCGGCGGTCGTTTCGGCTATGACTGGTTCCTGGGCGACGTTGACGGTGAAGCGCGCGCTGACGCGTGGGCAAAAGAAGCCGTCCGCATGGCGCTGGTGAATCTGAATGCCGTCGCGGCGCCGGCGGGCTCATTCCCGGTGGTGCTGGGTGCCGGCTGGCCGGGCGTATTGTTGCATGAGGCGGTAGGCCACGGCCTGGAAGGCGACTTTAACCGTCGCGGGACGTCCGTATTCAGTGGACAGATCGGGCAACTTGTCTCCTCGGAGCTGTGCACCGTGGTGGATGACGGCACCATGCGCGATCGCCGTGGCTCGGTGGCTATCGACGATGAAGGTACGCCAGGCCAGTACAATGTGCTGATCGAAAACGGCGTGCTGAAAGGCTACATGCAGGACAAACTCAACGCGCGCCTGATGGGGGTTGCGCCGACGGGCAACGGACGCCGTGAATCTTACGCGCATCTGCCGATGCCGCGCATGACCAACACTTACATGCTGCCGGGCAAATCCACGCCGCAGGAGATTATCGAATCCGTTGATTACGGTATCTTTGCGCCAAACTTTGGCGGCGGCCAGGTGGACATCACCTCCGGTAAGTTTGTCTTCTCTACTTCAGAAGCGTACCTGATCGAGAAGGGCAAAGTGACCAAAGCGGTGAAAGGTGCAACGCTGATTGGCTCCGGTATTGAAGCCATGCAGCAGATCTCGATGGTTGGTAACGATCTGAAGCTGGATAACGGCGTGGGCGTCTGCGGTAAAGAGGGCCAGAGCCTGCCGGTTGGCGTGGGCCAGCCAACGCTGAAAGTGGACAACCTGACGGTGGGCGGTACAGCCTGA